One part of the Flavobacterium johnsoniae UW101 genome encodes these proteins:
- a CDS encoding T9SS type A sorting domain-containing protein translates to MKHFYSQIKKCLNIALFLGIFLQSYLSNSQTTLAAGDILFTGYDGTYANTLGDEFSFVCLKTLDANTVIRFTDRGYFSDTTWWPASSLEGTVTWTVGSTIPAGTEVHIKGLSASTYNQSNGTLTANGFLALNNGTMPNGLVLTAAGDQIYAFQGGSGNPSDAGVVLVAGIHFYYCPSGTTTAAWDTGCANGSNSSTLKTGTGGLIGGTSAFYTGTLPGNVVAGVGRFDNTLSSPLSTIAEIRTAVMNQANWNLSATTLTLPSGKPFLSTPTTITLNPLDKLICPGANTSFTVAATNATGYQWQVNTGAGFANITNGGVYSGATTATLTITGAAAGMNNYKYRCVATGTGTATSNEATLTVPTAIAPSIQSQSNVSVYGGNNGSATLSVSGGTAPYFYSWSPSGGTAATASGLSAGTYTVTITDSTPNGLGGCSTTQTVNIVQPGGSVVSVTSLSAFSSCGGASTEQSFTVQAGGLTANLDLAAPTGFEISTSAGGIYTNNISYVPSSGVVTTKTIYVRLAASATGTPSGNITISSTGIVTKNVAVTGSMNTISFGTQPVAAGTCAGGNATFTAAVSNATGYQWQENTGSGFVNITDGGVYSGAATSTLTITGATAGMNGFLYRLAASGTCPTVNSNSVALNINVAASITAQPSSSTICAGANTSFAVAASNAVGYQWQVNTGSGFTNITNGGVYTGAATATLTITGATAGMSGYLYRVIATGSCTPDATSNDAALTINVAPAITAQPADSSICVGSNTTFSVTASNATGYQWQVNTGSGFNNITNGAPYSGATTATLTITGATAALNNYQYRLVASGGCTPAATSNSGTLKVSNIQATSVLTSVACNGGNTGSISVTPTGGIGTYTYLWSNGATSSSISNLTAGNYSVSIKDAVLCEKELNFTVTQPPVLVAAQGTVNNVSCHGGSNGSGTVTVSGGTPGYTYSWAPSGGTAATASGLAAGTYTVTVTDANNCQTTATVTITEPAVALSATAGLQNNILCRGTATGSATVTAAGGTPGYTYSWSPSGGTAATATGLTAGTYTVTVTDANACQTTQSFTITEPAASLTATPLAQTNIACRGGATGSATVTAAGGTGGYTYSWAPSGGTAATATGLSAGTYTVTVTDANNCQVTQSFTITQPAAVLSAAFGSQNNVSCNGGANGTATVTVTGGTPGYTYSWAPSGGTNATATGLSAGTYTVTVTDANACQTTQSFTITQPAALVASVGSQNNVSCNGGTNGSATVAVTGGTGARTYSWSPTGGTAATASGLAVGTYTVTVTDANNCQATQSFTITQPAALTATQSQTDVLCNGGATGTATVIPIGGTPNYTYSWAPSGGTVATATGLTVGVYTCTITDANGCSVTKSFTIMQPSALIATQSQINATCSTGGQAAVNASGGTPSYSYLWSPSGATTSVVTGLSAGNHSVVITDANGCTLTKNFTITTTNTLVASSFQTNVLCNGTNTGSAGVIPSGAPGPFTYVWAPSGGSADTATNLTAGNYSVTITASNGCSIVKNFTITQPTALAVASNSQTNVSCNGGSNGSASVTVTGGTGVYTYAWSPSGGTGATANGLAAGTYTVTITDSNLCTTTQNFTITQPTALSPTTSKTDVSCNGGSNGSATVNVTGGTGTYTYSWAPSGGTAATATGLAAGTYTVTITDANACQTTASVTIAQPALLTASISKTDVSCNGASDGTAAVTASGGTSPYTYSWSPSGGTAAAASGLSPNTYTVTVTDANGCFTTQSVTIGTTPDVTAPVPNVAVLPEITNYCSVLASEIAIPTATDNCAGTINATTTDPLTYNATGTYTITWAYNDGNGNVTTQTQTVKVLASPLDLVTFSNASVTYDGNAHPLQVANLPTGAAVAYSANNTSVNAGTYTVTAVITPAASSPNCSQITLTANLTINKAPQTITFSAIPVKTLGANNTFNLTAAASSNLPVDYTFNYTSALPPANVSTTGVVNMLQSGEVTITAHQAGDANYLPAADVSQLLVILNNNIDVKRITIGTKVFENPGKAITHIMSCAENNPAVSIVNESNAVISPSANFTIQTPKPGIYTQNVTITSEDGSLSATYAITVEKPFGFFDIVRQKFNNVLLVNNNPATNGGYEFVAYQWFKNGQLIGTGQYYSVSESLSTTLDPTADYSVKMTTKDGKVLQTCSGRITLTNSLQAKLYPNPIQTGKAITVEADFPQEELNNMQISLYSVSGQLIKTVQSSSALTEIQLPQTIESNILMVVLETPNVKKSFKVIVK, encoded by the coding sequence ATGAAACATTTTTACTCTCAAATTAAAAAATGCTTAAATATTGCCCTATTTTTAGGGATATTTTTGCAGAGTTATTTAAGTAACTCACAGACCACACTGGCTGCCGGTGATATCCTTTTTACCGGATATGATGGTACTTATGCCAATACATTAGGCGATGAATTTAGTTTTGTCTGCCTTAAAACTCTCGATGCTAATACGGTAATTCGTTTTACGGACAGAGGATACTTTTCAGACACAACCTGGTGGCCAGCCAGTAGTTTAGAAGGTACTGTTACATGGACAGTGGGCAGTACAATTCCAGCAGGAACAGAGGTGCATATAAAAGGATTAAGTGCCTCTACCTACAATCAGTCTAATGGTACTTTAACCGCAAACGGTTTTTTAGCACTAAATAACGGAACCATGCCAAATGGACTTGTTTTGACTGCTGCCGGAGATCAGATTTATGCTTTTCAGGGAGGTTCTGGAAATCCTTCTGACGCTGGTGTTGTACTTGTTGCCGGAATACATTTTTACTATTGTCCATCAGGAACTACAACAGCAGCATGGGATACCGGATGTGCAAACGGTTCAAATAGCTCTACTTTAAAAACAGGCACTGGTGGTCTTATTGGAGGTACAAGTGCTTTCTATACCGGAACTCTCCCTGGTAATGTAGTAGCTGGTGTTGGAAGATTTGACAATACACTAAGTTCTCCGCTAAGTACAATAGCAGAAATTAGAACTGCTGTAATGAATCAGGCAAACTGGAATCTTTCAGCAACTACTCTAACACTGCCTTCTGGTAAACCATTTTTAAGCACACCTACGACTATTACACTTAATCCTCTTGACAAACTTATATGTCCGGGAGCTAATACAAGTTTTACTGTTGCTGCTACGAATGCCACTGGTTATCAATGGCAGGTAAATACAGGTGCTGGTTTTGCAAATATTACAAATGGGGGTGTTTATTCTGGAGCAACTACTGCAACTCTTACTATTACAGGAGCAGCTGCAGGAATGAACAACTACAAATATCGATGTGTTGCTACAGGAACTGGAACAGCAACTTCGAATGAAGCAACTTTAACTGTGCCAACTGCCATAGCACCTTCTATACAATCACAAAGTAATGTAAGTGTTTATGGAGGTAATAATGGTTCAGCTACTCTTAGTGTTTCAGGAGGTACTGCTCCTTATTTCTATTCATGGTCTCCTTCTGGGGGAACTGCTGCAACTGCATCAGGGCTTAGTGCAGGAACTTATACAGTAACTATTACAGACAGCACTCCAAATGGATTAGGCGGTTGTAGTACAACTCAAACCGTAAATATAGTACAGCCAGGAGGCTCTGTTGTATCTGTTACCTCTTTAAGTGCTTTTTCAAGCTGCGGCGGTGCATCTACAGAACAGAGTTTTACTGTACAAGCCGGAGGCTTAACAGCTAATCTTGATCTTGCAGCCCCAACCGGTTTTGAAATATCAACATCGGCAGGAGGAATTTATACTAATAATATATCGTATGTTCCTTCATCAGGAGTTGTCACTACTAAAACAATTTACGTTCGTTTAGCGGCTTCAGCCACAGGAACACCTTCTGGTAATATTACTATTTCTTCTACTGGAATAGTAACTAAAAATGTTGCCGTAACAGGAAGCATGAATACTATAAGTTTTGGAACACAGCCTGTAGCAGCAGGAACCTGTGCAGGAGGTAATGCGACTTTTACTGCTGCAGTCTCAAACGCAACAGGATATCAATGGCAGGAAAATACCGGTTCTGGTTTTGTTAACATTACAGATGGAGGTGTTTATTCTGGTGCAGCTACCTCAACACTTACTATTACAGGAGCTACAGCGGGAATGAACGGATTCCTTTATAGATTAGCGGCATCAGGAACTTGTCCTACCGTTAATTCAAACAGCGTTGCACTAAATATTAATGTAGCTGCGTCTATTACAGCACAGCCTTCTTCAAGTACAATTTGTGCAGGAGCTAATACCTCTTTCGCTGTTGCAGCTTCAAATGCTGTAGGATATCAGTGGCAGGTAAATACAGGTTCTGGTTTTACAAATATTACAAATGGAGGTGTTTACACTGGAGCAGCCACTGCAACTCTTACTATTACAGGAGCAACTGCAGGAATGAGCGGTTATCTTTACAGAGTAATTGCAACAGGTTCATGTACACCAGATGCTACTTCAAACGATGCAGCTTTAACAATTAATGTAGCACCAGCTATAACAGCACAGCCGGCAGATAGTTCTATTTGTGTTGGCTCAAACACGACTTTCAGCGTGACTGCTTCGAATGCCACTGGTTATCAATGGCAGGTAAATACAGGTTCTGGTTTTAATAACATTACGAATGGTGCCCCATATTCTGGAGCAACTACAGCAACGCTTACAATAACAGGAGCAACTGCAGCACTTAATAATTACCAATACCGTTTAGTTGCTTCAGGAGGTTGTACTCCAGCTGCCACTTCAAACTCTGGTACATTAAAAGTATCTAATATTCAGGCTACTTCAGTTTTAACTAGTGTTGCTTGTAATGGAGGTAATACTGGTTCTATATCTGTTACTCCAACTGGCGGCATAGGAACTTATACTTATCTATGGTCAAATGGAGCAACTAGTTCTTCAATCAGCAATTTAACAGCTGGTAACTACAGTGTGAGTATTAAAGATGCTGTTTTATGCGAAAAAGAATTAAACTTTACAGTAACTCAACCACCAGTTTTAGTTGCTGCTCAAGGCACAGTTAACAATGTTAGCTGTCATGGAGGTTCAAACGGTAGTGGTACAGTAACTGTATCAGGAGGAACTCCGGGTTATACCTATTCATGGGCTCCTTCTGGAGGTACTGCAGCTACAGCTTCAGGACTTGCAGCCGGAACTTATACAGTAACAGTTACGGATGCTAACAATTGTCAGACTACGGCAACAGTTACCATAACTGAGCCTGCGGTCGCTTTAAGTGCAACTGCAGGGTTACAAAATAATATCTTATGTCGTGGAACTGCAACTGGATCTGCAACTGTAACAGCTGCAGGCGGGACCCCAGGTTACACTTACTCTTGGTCTCCTTCTGGAGGAACTGCGGCTACAGCTACAGGACTTACTGCCGGAACTTATACAGTAACAGTTACAGATGCTAATGCATGTCAGACTACACAATCTTTTACAATTACAGAACCAGCTGCATCTTTAACAGCGACTCCATTAGCACAAACTAACATAGCTTGTCGTGGTGGAGCTACAGGATCTGCAACTGTAACGGCTGCAGGAGGTACTGGTGGATATACTTATTCATGGGCTCCTTCTGGAGGAACTGCGGCTACAGCTACAGGTCTTTCTGCAGGAACTTATACCGTAACGGTTACGGATGCTAACAATTGTCAGGTAACGCAAAGCTTTACAATTACACAGCCAGCTGCAGTACTTTCAGCCGCTTTTGGTTCACAAAATAATGTTTCTTGTAATGGAGGCGCTAACGGAACTGCAACTGTAACAGTAACTGGAGGAACTCCTGGATACACCTATTCTTGGGCTCCATCTGGAGGTACAAACGCTACAGCAACTGGTCTTTCTGCTGGAACATATACAGTAACAGTTACTGATGCTAATGCATGTCAGACTACACAAAGCTTTACAATTACACAACCTGCAGCTCTAGTTGCAAGTGTTGGTTCTCAAAACAATGTTTCTTGTAATGGCGGTACAAACGGTTCAGCAACTGTAGCCGTTACAGGAGGAACAGGTGCACGCACTTATTCTTGGTCTCCTACGGGAGGAACTGCAGCTACAGCATCAGGTTTAGCAGTAGGAACTTACACAGTAACAGTTACAGACGCAAACAATTGTCAAGCTACACAAAGTTTTACTATTACACAGCCTGCGGCTCTTACGGCAACTCAATCACAAACTGACGTACTTTGCAACGGCGGTGCTACAGGTACAGCAACAGTTATTCCAATAGGCGGAACACCAAACTATACTTACTCATGGGCTCCTTCTGGAGGAACTGTTGCAACTGCCACAGGATTAACTGTAGGGGTTTACACCTGCACAATAACAGATGCAAATGGATGTTCAGTTACAAAAAGCTTCACAATTATGCAGCCTTCTGCATTAATTGCAACACAAAGCCAGATCAATGCAACTTGTTCAACTGGTGGTCAGGCAGCAGTAAATGCATCTGGAGGTACTCCTTCTTATAGTTATTTATGGTCACCATCAGGAGCGACTACATCAGTTGTAACAGGGTTATCAGCAGGAAACCATAGCGTAGTAATTACAGACGCTAACGGATGTACTTTAACAAAAAACTTTACTATTACTACAACTAATACACTTGTTGCTTCATCATTTCAAACTAATGTTTTATGTAATGGAACAAATACTGGATCTGCCGGCGTAATTCCTAGCGGTGCACCTGGACCATTTACTTATGTTTGGGCTCCTTCTGGAGGTTCTGCTGATACAGCAACTAATCTAACTGCCGGTAATTATTCAGTAACGATTACTGCTTCAAATGGTTGTTCTATTGTTAAAAACTTTACCATAACACAGCCGACTGCTCTTGCTGTAGCTTCAAATTCACAGACCAATGTTTCTTGTAATGGAGGTTCAAACGGATCTGCAAGTGTTACGGTTACAGGAGGAACAGGAGTATATACTTATGCTTGGTCACCTTCTGGCGGTACTGGAGCAACAGCTAATGGTCTTGCTGCCGGAACCTATACTGTAACAATTACAGATAGTAATTTATGTACAACAACACAAAACTTTACTATAACACAACCTACAGCACTTAGTCCAACAACATCTAAAACTGATGTTTCTTGTAATGGTGGTTCAAACGGATCAGCAACAGTAAATGTAACTGGAGGAACAGGAACATACACTTATTCATGGGCTCCTTCTGGAGGAACTGCTGCAACTGCAACTGGTCTTGCTGCAGGAACTTATACTGTAACAATTACTGATGCTAATGCATGTCAAACAACAGCATCTGTAACTATTGCACAACCTGCTCTATTAACAGCATCAATATCTAAAACTGATGTTTCTTGTAACGGTGCAAGCGACGGAACCGCTGCTGTAACAGCTTCTGGAGGAACTTCGCCTTATACTTATTCATGGTCTCCATCAGGAGGAACTGCAGCAGCAGCATCAGGATTAAGTCCAAATACGTATACAGTTACCGTGACAGATGCAAACGGATGTTTTACAACTCAATCAGTTACTATTGGTACAACTCCAGACGTAACAGCACCGGTACCTAATGTGGCTGTTTTACCGGAGATTACAAATTACTGCTCAGTTTTAGCATCAGAAATTGCTATTCCAACTGCAACAGATAATTGTGCAGGAACAATAAACGCAACTACAACTGATCCTTTAACTTATAATGCAACAGGAACTTATACTATTACATGGGCATACAATGATGGAAACGGAAACGTTACTACTCAGACTCAAACTGTAAAAGTATTAGCTTCACCTCTAGATTTAGTTACTTTCAGTAATGCATCAGTGACTTACGATGGAAATGCTCATCCTCTACAGGTTGCAAATCTTCCAACTGGAGCGGCTGTAGCTTACTCTGCAAATAACACATCTGTAAATGCGGGAACTTACACAGTAACAGCTGTAATAACTCCTGCTGCCAGTTCGCCTAACTGTTCTCAAATAACATTAACTGCGAACCTGACTATTAATAAAGCACCACAAACAATTACGTTTAGTGCTATTCCGGTTAAAACACTAGGAGCAAATAATACTTTTAATTTGACTGCAGCAGCAAGTTCAAATTTACCAGTAGATTATACTTTTAATTATACTTCTGCTCTGCCTCCTGCAAATGTTTCTACGACTGGTGTTGTAAATATGCTGCAATCTGGAGAAGTAACCATCACAGCACATCAGGCTGGAGATGCTAATTATCTTCCTGCTGCAGATGTTTCACAATTATTGGTAATCCTTAACAACAATATTGATGTTAAGAGAATTACAATAGGAACAAAAGTATTCGAAAACCCTGGAAAAGCCATTACACACATAATGTCATGTGCTGAAAACAATCCGGCTGTTTCAATTGTAAACGAATCAAATGCTGTAATTTCTCCTTCTGCTAATTTCACGATTCAAACTCCAAAACCTGGAATTTATACTCAAAACGTGACCATTACATCAGAAGATGGAAGTTTGTCTGCAACGTATGCAATTACTGTTGAAAAACCATTCGGATTCTTCGATATCGTTCGTCAGAAATTTAACAATGTACTTCTTGTAAACAATAATCCGGCAACAAACGGAGGTTACGAATTTGTAGCTTACCAATGGTTTAAAAACGGACAATTGATAGGAACTGGTCAATATTACTCTGTAAGCGAAAGTTTGAGTACAACTTTAGACCCAACAGCTGATTACAGCGTAAAAATGACAACAAAAGATGGTAAAGTATTACAGACTTGTTCTGGCAGAATTACACTTACCAACTCACTTCAGGCTAAGCTGTATCCAAACCCAATTCAAACTGGAAAAGCAATCACTGTTGAAGCTGATTTCCCTCAGGAAGAATTAAATAACATGCAGATCAGCCTTTACTCAGTTTCTGGCCAATTGATTAAAACTGTTCAATCTTCATCAGCATTAACTGAGATACAATTACCTCAAACAATCGAGAGTAATATACTTATGGTAGTTCTTGAAACTCCTAATGTAAAAAAATCTTTCAAAGTAATTGTAAAATAG
- a CDS encoding outer membrane beta-barrel protein, whose product MKKYIKSLAIITAFFAASQSYGQDKKQEFSISLGGPFSFIKSAGVEYVPGNGINAGLRYSYYLNEGLSLGVGVEYQTYTSDSKSNFIYGQYNTVDAENEAFQFRYRLSNYREEQKLTYINVPINIQFETPGTSKLYVSAGAKIGFASSGTYQSTIGNSTTSGYYPQYNVELFSPAFAGFASVNDLKTSERDLDTKVSYSATFETGLKQELGNRNSIYIGAYLDYGLNDIYDKKDSKNLVQYNAELPVDLQYNSVFDSGIARNMRLVSYGLKLRFAIR is encoded by the coding sequence ATGAAAAAATATATCAAATCACTCGCCATTATAACCGCATTTTTTGCAGCATCTCAAAGTTATGGTCAGGATAAAAAACAGGAGTTTTCGATTTCATTGGGCGGTCCGTTTTCATTTATAAAATCTGCTGGAGTAGAATACGTTCCCGGAAACGGTATCAATGCAGGTCTTCGTTATTCTTACTATTTAAATGAAGGTTTGAGTTTAGGTGTTGGAGTTGAATACCAAACCTATACATCTGACTCAAAATCTAACTTTATTTACGGGCAGTACAACACTGTCGATGCAGAAAATGAAGCTTTTCAGTTTAGATACAGGCTTAGTAATTATAGAGAAGAACAAAAACTGACTTATATTAATGTTCCTATCAACATTCAGTTTGAAACTCCTGGAACCTCTAAGCTGTATGTTTCTGCCGGAGCTAAAATAGGATTTGCTTCAAGCGGTACTTATCAGTCAACCATAGGCAACAGTACTACAAGCGGTTATTATCCACAGTATAATGTAGAACTATTTAGTCCTGCATTTGCCGGATTTGCCAGCGTAAATGACCTAAAAACTTCTGAAAGAGACCTTGACACAAAAGTTTCGTATTCAGCAACTTTTGAGACAGGTTTAAAACAAGAATTAGGAAACAGAAATTCAATCTATATTGGAGCTTATCTGGACTATGGTTTAAATGATATTTACGACAAAAAAGACAGCAAAAATCTTGTTCAATACAATGCAGAATTACCTGTAGATTTACAATACAACAGCGTATTTGATTCTGGTATTGCAAGAAACATGAGATTGGTTTCTTACGGTTTAAAGTTAAGATTCGCAATTCGTTAA
- a CDS encoding Crp/Fnr family transcriptional regulator: MHIDTDLLYTWGAVAKKVPKHAVIFFENDPPLSYYQILEGTVKMSYTNEDGKDLTIGIFNEGNSFGEPPLFIEQPYPASAEAQTDCVILKLSKTNFFSLLEENPEIQSRVLKLFAWKIYNKIVFSKNIINHKPEYRIQYFLDNLKRQHNSKPSQKMKIPYTRQEIADFTGLRVETVIRTISLMNKNKKIEIIDHKLFY, from the coding sequence ATGCATATTGATACTGATTTACTTTATACCTGGGGAGCCGTTGCAAAAAAAGTCCCAAAACATGCCGTCATCTTTTTCGAGAATGACCCGCCCCTTTCCTATTATCAAATTTTAGAGGGAACCGTTAAAATGAGTTATACCAATGAAGACGGCAAAGATCTTACAATTGGTATTTTTAATGAAGGAAATAGTTTTGGAGAACCGCCCTTATTTATTGAGCAGCCCTACCCTGCTTCTGCAGAAGCTCAAACTGATTGTGTAATTTTAAAACTATCAAAAACCAATTTCTTTTCGCTGCTTGAAGAAAATCCTGAAATACAATCAAGGGTTTTAAAACTCTTTGCGTGGAAAATTTACAATAAAATTGTTTTCTCCAAAAATATAATAAATCACAAACCAGAATACCGCATTCAATATTTTCTGGATAATTTAAAAAGACAGCATAACAGCAAACCTTCTCAGAAAATGAAAATTCCTTATACAAGACAGGAGATTGCAGATTTCACCGGTCTTCGTGTAGAAACAGTCATTAGAACAATTTCATTAATGAATAAAAACAAAAAAATCGAAATCATCGATCA